From a region of the Candidatus Fusobacterium pullicola genome:
- a CDS encoding HD domain-containing protein, with product MLARIRQGLTFLFGRYKEEWNKEIKQVLDEREFAVFNEMSEYDRIHSYRLYKLVLEDELLGKEEIYKKLALLHDCGKYHASLYRRVKKVLIGEKTLNNHSEISYNKLKDINLDLARLAGEHHFYSDDIYMQRFQELDDK from the coding sequence ATGTTAGCTAGAATAAGACAGGGGCTCACTTTTCTTTTTGGAAGATATAAAGAGGAGTGGAATAAAGAGATTAAGCAAGTTTTAGATGAGAGAGAGTTTGCTGTATTTAATGAGATGAGTGAGTATGATAGGATACACTCATATAGATTGTATAAACTTGTATTAGAAGATGAGCTTTTAGGAAAAGAGGAGATATACAAAAAATTAGCTCTATTACATGATTGTGGAAAGTACCATGCATCTCTATATAGAAGGGTAAAAAAAGTTTTAATAGGAGAGAAAACTTTAAATAATCATAGTGAAATCTCATACAATAAATTAAAGGATATCAATTTGGATTTGGCTAGGCTAGCAGGAGAGCACCACTTCTATTCAGATGATATTTATATGCAGAGATTTCAAGAATTAGACGATAAATAA
- the trxA gene encoding thioredoxin, translating to MAILHITKENFEKEVLQSKEPVVVDFWAAWCGPCKALAPILEEVDAELAGTVKVAKINIDEEEELAAQFRVMSIPTLLLFKDGEVVNKTVGLAPKEEVIAFAKY from the coding sequence ATGGCAATTTTACATATAACAAAAGAAAATTTTGAAAAAGAGGTATTACAATCTAAAGAGCCTGTAGTTGTAGATTTCTGGGCAGCATGGTGTGGACCTTGTAAAGCTTTAGCACCTATATTAGAAGAGGTAGATGCTGAATTAGCTGGAACAGTAAAAGTAGCAAAAATCAATATCGATGAAGAGGAAGAGTTAGCAGCTCAATTCAGAGTAATGAGTATTCCTACACTTTTACTATTCAAAGATGGAGAGGTAGTAAATAAAACTGTAGGACTTGCTCCAAAAGAAGAAGTAATTGCTTTTGCAAAATATTAA
- a CDS encoding pseudouridylate synthase gives MDIRTIERNDKWGYMFYIKYDGTKFHSFDEMSGKRSVKGRFKEIMNELGFTWAKGIQQGGRTDAKVSATENILYVSSKFDGDRKKLQERFNFLSDDSLKITMIKKTIPNLVFPEMIARREYIYEYPKKRVKNSLEEIEKYCKELSGKYDVSEFTDKKGLELKEHIREVEIKFQNGKLFFSGNSFMPKQVRIMSGYILTGKKEALEGKYLTLSKIVLSEELKASIFEQIDDIKVEGVERVEANPERTLYIFYTSKDKKGELIGKNGKNIKALKKIYGDIVVKEIC, from the coding sequence ATGGATATAAGAACCATAGAGAGAAATGATAAATGGGGATATATGTTCTATATAAAATATGATGGAACTAAATTTCACTCTTTTGATGAGATGAGTGGAAAAAGAAGTGTTAAAGGAAGATTTAAAGAGATTATGAATGAATTAGGTTTCACTTGGGCAAAGGGAATACAGCAAGGTGGAAGAACAGATGCCAAGGTTAGTGCCACAGAGAATATTTTATATGTAAGTAGCAAATTTGATGGAGATAGAAAAAAGTTACAGGAGAGATTTAACTTTTTATCTGATGATAGTTTGAAGATAACAATGATAAAGAAAACTATTCCAAATTTAGTATTTCCTGAAATGATAGCAAGAAGAGAGTATATATATGAATATCCTAAAAAAAGAGTAAAGAATAGTTTAGAAGAGATTGAAAAATATTGTAAAGAGCTTTCAGGAAAGTATGATGTAAGTGAGTTTACTGATAAAAAAGGTTTAGAATTAAAAGAGCATATAAGAGAGGTAGAGATAAAATTCCAAAATGGAAAATTATTTTTTTCAGGAAACTCTTTTATGCCAAAACAAGTGAGAATAATGTCTGGATATATTCTTACTGGAAAAAAGGAAGCTTTAGAGGGAAAATATCTGACTTTATCTAAAATTGTTTTAAGTGAAGAGTTAAAAGCTAGTATATTTGAACAGATTGATGATATCAAAGTTGAGGGAGTAGAGAGAGTAGAGGCTAATCCTGAGAGAACTTTATACATATTCTATACTTCTAAAGATAAAAAAGGTGAATTGATAGGAAAGAATGGTAAAAATATAAAAGCCTTAAAGAAAATTTATGGGGATATAGTGGTAAAAGAGATATGTTAG